The genomic region tattattttttctaatttttctaattaaactattattcctaataaaaaaaattatattttttttcataTTCTTAAAATGAAAATGGGTATATCTTATATTTATAAACAATAGGAACAATAACTAAAttgattaaatataattataaattttattatgaaatctaaCTTTTACTTTTTGCTAtatttattatttttgaaaataaatagattttaaaataaaatcaaaataatcaTGATTGATATAGAATTAAAAtaattatcttttatataatattgGGTAAAATATTAAAATCCCCCTCAGGTTAAACATATCATAGGATTACACCCttctttctattaaaattatttaaaCCTCCCTCCTTCAAGGTAATCTATTATTACACCCATTAATTCAAAAGAAACATAAAATATCTTTGCTAATAATATTAAGATACCAAAACAAccattcttataataatataaaattttaagatTGTTTCAGGCCAATTTTGGTTCGTAAAAATTTTGAACCTTACATAAACCAGTGACATATGGTTCAAATTCGGATTAAGGCCAATTTAAGACCGGTTCAGATTTAAGGGTAAAATATTAAGGCTTTGTTTGTTTGGATTTAATGGGTGTTAATATACCTCTTAATCTTAATGATTCAGATTTTGGCCCATTAAGAGTGTTTGTTTTTCAATTAAATCCACTTATTATCTCTGAAACGATCTTATCTATTAAGTGATACTTTTCCAACTTAATAGAATTCAGATGTTAATTAATCACTATAATTAATTAGTTAAAGTATTTTTTTCCTGCCGTACCAACAACACGTCTTCACAAACCCAATAATTAATTAGTTAACACAGTTTTTTATTTTCTTCCTGCTGTACCAACAGCACACGTCTTcacaaatcttttttttttttgtttttcaagCAGCTTACATCTTTTCTTCCTAATCTAGGTTGATTCAAGATTCAAGACTCTACAAAATCAGAGATTTTCTTTCAATCTCTCGACAATTTTCATTCTCGGTAAGATTTTAAAATTCttatttgtatattaaatattaGTTTTTCTTTTCTTGAACGTGTAACTATTGTATGATGATTGGTTTTCGAATCGAAAAGTAAAGATGAATATTGAATCAAAAGTGAAAATGAAAGTCATGTCAAAAGTAAAAGCCATGTTTTGTTCGTATATGAAATATTGTTGTCAATTATCAAATACTAGAATATATAAATTTGATATTTAATTTTGGATATGAAAGGAAATTTATGATTTTTTAATCCAAAAATCGTCTTTTGAATAATTTTTCAATGAGATTATTCGTATTTTATATTGTTGGTATTtggtatatatacacacatatttcaGAGATGGAACAATCTACTGAAAGTCAAAGGATAAGCTGGAAGAAAATGGAGGTAGTAAAAACCTTCTTAGAAATATGTATTGAAGAAGTAACTTTGAATGGAAGACTTGGAAGTAGTTTGAAATCAGACTCATGGAATAAAGTCAAAAAAGTTCTTGAAACTACTCATGCTTTTGTGGTTAATCAAAAACAAATGAAAAATTATTATGATTACCTGAAGGAGAAATATACACTATGGTTGCCTTTAACTAAAAAAATAGGAAACATTTATGATCCTGTAACTCACGCCATTAATATGACAAGTGCTGAATGAGATGACTACATACAGGTTGGTTATACGTCAAATTTCTTAATTTACTtcgtaatattaattattatatttctaTATTAATATCTTTTATGTTTTGCTTTATTGATATAGGGTCATCCGAGAGCAAAAATACTCAAAAGTTCACctttgtctttttcagatctttgTAAGGCACTTTTTGAGGGTACTACTGCATCTGGATTATTTGGTTGGAGTCCTGATAGTAATATTCCTAGACCAGGTGCCTCATCTTCATCTCCTCTCATAGATGTAGATGCTACGGAAGAAGAAAGTAATCAAACTAGCCAAAATGATGAAGATGTTAATAATTCTCCATCACAACCTACCATGCCTGGAGGATCAAAATTGAGAAAAAAAATTGTCATCTCAATCAGAAATAGATGACAAGATGTGCACTGCATTAGagttaataattaaaaaaaaaaacattgctcTTGATGTTGAGGAATGTATGGAGAAGTTGGATGGACTCGGATGGGAAGAGCCTTTATATAGTGCAACAATTGGTATAATTTGTGAAGGTGATAGTTACAGGAAAGCATGGATGAAAATGCAAGAAAATGCAATGGAGAATTGGGTTAAGGTTGTGGGAAAAAAATGGGATTTATTTGATTCACCCAATtagtttatgaaattttattaatatattttgttgCCTTTCTCATCGTATATTATATTGGATATTTTCATATTTGGATATTTTAATTTTATATCATCGATTTTCATGTTGAGACTTTTCTATATTTTTCAGCAAATTTAACATGGACATTGAAGACCAGCTTGTACTCTTAATAATCATTCATTAGTATGTTGATCGATTTCGATCTAATCAAATGCCAAGAATTAAAGACAATACATCATCTTTATCTGGTGCAAAATACACTTTGGAATTATTGCGTGGCTCAAATACACAATGCATAGAGTTGATGCGAATGTCTCGTGATGCATTTGTTCGTTTATGCGATCATTTTAAACAGAAGCAATGGATCAAAGATAGTAAACACATAAGCGTTGAAGAAAAGCTAGCAACATTCTTGACCATCATAGCACATAATGAACGTTTTGTTGTTGTCAAGAGAAGATTTCAACACTCTTCACATACTATTCACAAGTATTTTCATGAAATTCTTGAAGCAATGATGGAGTTTGCAAAAGAGATGATAATGCCTACAACATTTGATCCTAATCTCGATGTTCCTGATAGTCATAAAAGTATACGTAAGATATTTAAGGTAATATATACTTATCTAATGTAATTTACAAGCTACCAAAATATTATAATTAGAGTTTTAAGTttttttgtttctttatttttttagggAGCAGTTGGAGCTCTTGATGTGACATTAGTACATGCTATTATCCCACTTGATCAACAAATTGCTTATAGAGGAAGAGAAAAGGAAAAATATTATCAAAATGTTTTGGCAATATGTGACTTCAACATGATTTTCACATATGTATATGCAGGATGGGAAGGAGTGGCTCATGATTTACGAGTTCTAAGAGAAATATTATCTAATCCAGATAATTGTTTTCCATTCCCTCCTCCAAGTATGTAATTGAAACTCATTGAAATTAGATTTAGCTTTATGTTTTGACTaattattttgttttctttttttgtaATTTCAGATAAATATTATCTATGTGATGCTTCATATCCAAGTACTAGAGAATTTCTAACGCCATATCATAATGTTCGATATTGGTTAGGAGATTATCGTCGTAGGCGTGCTACAACTAAAGAAGAAAAGTTTAATCATGCCCATGCACGAATCAGAAATGTTATTGAACGAGCTTTTGGAGTTTTAAAAGCAAGATTCCCAATATTGGACAAAATGGCTCCGTATGAGTTTAATGTTCAAAGAGATTTTGTTATTGCTTGTTTTGCAGTTCATAATTTCATTGGAAGGAGCGTATTAACGATGATCTGTTCAATCATTTTGACACTGCTCAAATAATATTCGACGAAGAACAACAAGAAGAAAATCCGGAAGAAGCACATAGAACTAATTGGACAACTGAAGATGTCCAGTTTATGGAAAATGTGAAGAACGACATTGCGCTTCAACTTATGCAGAGAAGAACCAATAAttgaaaatttaatattttaactatttatatataat from Rutidosis leptorrhynchoides isolate AG116_Rl617_1_P2 unplaced genomic scaffold, CSIRO_AGI_Rlap_v1 contig482, whole genome shotgun sequence harbors:
- the LOC139883962 gene encoding uncharacterized protein; amino-acid sequence: MPRIKDNTSSLSGAKYTLELLRGSNTQCIELMRMSRDAFVRLCDHFKQKQWIKDSKHISVEEKLATFLTIIAHNERFVVVKRRFQHSSHTIHKYFHEILEAMMEFAKEMIMPTTFDPNLDVPDSHKSIRKIFKGAVGALDVTLVHAIIPLDQQIAYRGREKEKYYQNVLAICDFNMIFTYVYAGWEGVAHDLRVLREILSNPDNCFPFPPPNKYYLCDASYPSTREFLTPYHNVRYWLGDYRRRRATTKEEKFNHAHARIRNVIERAFGVLKARFPILDKMAPYEFNERINDDLFNHFDTAQIIFDEEQQEENPEEAHRTNWTTEDVQFMENVKNDIALQLMQRRTNN